From Actinosynnema mirum DSM 43827, a single genomic window includes:
- a CDS encoding AbfB domain-containing protein: MRRSLSRALLAPLAALLVVGSAAPALAQPAAPAQSADAARPADVAQPADVAQPAAAAQPAAAAQPADVAQPAAAAQPAAAAQSVDTAQSAAPEQSADVVWQPKPAPLTTPWTSQVSPTNALPEYPRPQLVRPDWQNLNGVWEFAGAANLDDPPIGRPLAEGVLVPYAIESALSGIKRHEDSMFYRRTFTVPAGWDGRRVKLNFGAVTWESRVWVNGTQVGTHTGGFDPFSFDVTGALRSGGNEIVVGVNSPVDGQRYPIGKQRRNPGGIWYTPASGIWQTVWLEPVATNHITRLDTTPDVPAGVLDLVVRGSAGQQVQAQVLSGGQVVGTASGTVGQHLRVPVPNARLWSPDDPFLYDLRVTMAGGDAVTGYFGMRSLGKAVIGGVTRPLLNGDFVFQLGTLDQGYWPDGVYTAPTDAALRSDLEQQKALGFNMVRKHIKVEPARWYYWADRLGLMVWQDMPSVDSVDEAPNSHANYESELRRMIENLKGITSIVQWVPFNEGWGEYDAGRITDLVRSLDSTRLINHNSGSNCCVSDPDPGNGDVIDDHAYQMSSGTRQPDGRIAVLGEYGGLGRRISGHEYQPGQGFAYGDLFPDENSLTSRYVTITEEVGRFVQTRGLSASVYTEPYDVENEVNGFHTYDRQVLKMNAAQVRAVNQRVLARARGTEVGRDELVSLKVATPGFTTRFLRHQNSLARTDVLTPGSGEGATKDATYRLRPGLADPACYSLESRNFPGSYLRHASSRVRLDANDGSALFAGDATFCARDGWGATAFESKNLPGHFLRHYNEGVYVARSGGPNPWDGAASFTQDTTWNVTIPLWRSGVDLPVDQARSLRVTTPGFTDRFLRHRDGLARTDVVGSASDATTKADATFVVRRGLADPSCYSFESRNLPGRFLRHASYRLRLDTNPNTDLFRRDATFCAQPGAGGTRLASVNELGANVRHYNAEVWAASDGGAHAYDNPVSYAQDVSWSFDQPWTP; this comes from the coding sequence ATGCGCAGATCCCTGTCCCGCGCCCTCTTAGCCCCGCTGGCGGCCCTGCTGGTCGTCGGCTCGGCCGCCCCGGCGCTCGCCCAACCGGCCGCCCCGGCGCAGTCCGCGGACGCCGCGCGACCGGCCGACGTGGCGCAGCCAGCCGACGTGGCCCAGCCGGCCGCCGCCGCCCAGCCGGCCGCCGCCGCCCAGCCGGCCGACGTGGCTCAACCGGCCGCCGCAGCCCAACCGGCCGCCGCAGCCCAGTCCGTCGACACCGCCCAGTCCGCCGCCCCCGAGCAGTCCGCCGACGTGGTGTGGCAGCCCAAGCCCGCGCCGCTGACCACGCCGTGGACGAGCCAGGTCTCGCCCACCAACGCCCTGCCCGAGTACCCGCGCCCCCAGCTGGTCCGGCCGGACTGGCAGAACCTCAACGGGGTGTGGGAGTTCGCGGGCGCGGCGAACCTGGACGACCCGCCGATCGGCCGCCCGCTCGCCGAGGGCGTCCTGGTGCCCTACGCGATCGAGTCGGCGCTGTCCGGCATCAAGCGGCACGAGGACAGCATGTTCTACCGGCGGACCTTCACCGTCCCCGCGGGCTGGGACGGGCGGCGGGTCAAGCTCAACTTCGGCGCCGTCACCTGGGAGAGCCGGGTCTGGGTCAACGGGACGCAGGTCGGCACGCACACCGGCGGGTTCGACCCGTTCTCGTTCGACGTCACCGGCGCGCTCCGCAGTGGTGGCAACGAGATCGTGGTCGGGGTCAACTCGCCCGTCGACGGCCAGCGCTACCCGATCGGCAAGCAGCGGCGGAACCCGGGCGGCATCTGGTACACGCCCGCGTCCGGGATCTGGCAGACCGTGTGGCTGGAACCCGTGGCCACCAACCACATCACGCGCCTGGACACCACGCCCGACGTGCCCGCCGGGGTGCTGGACCTGGTCGTGCGGGGCAGCGCGGGCCAGCAGGTGCAGGCCCAGGTGCTCAGCGGCGGGCAGGTCGTCGGCACGGCGTCCGGGACCGTCGGGCAGCACCTGCGGGTGCCGGTGCCGAACGCGCGGCTGTGGTCGCCGGACGACCCGTTCCTGTACGACCTGCGCGTCACGATGGCGGGCGGCGACGCGGTCACCGGCTACTTCGGGATGCGCTCGCTCGGCAAGGCCGTCATCGGCGGCGTGACCAGGCCGCTGCTGAACGGGGACTTCGTGTTCCAGCTCGGCACCCTGGACCAGGGCTACTGGCCGGACGGGGTCTACACCGCGCCCACCGACGCGGCGCTGCGCTCGGACCTGGAGCAGCAGAAGGCGTTGGGCTTCAACATGGTCCGCAAGCACATCAAGGTCGAACCGGCCCGCTGGTACTACTGGGCGGACAGGCTCGGGCTGATGGTGTGGCAGGACATGCCGTCGGTCGACTCGGTGGACGAGGCCCCGAACAGCCACGCCAACTACGAGTCCGAGCTGCGCCGGATGATCGAGAACCTCAAGGGGATCACGTCGATCGTGCAGTGGGTGCCCTTCAACGAGGGCTGGGGCGAGTACGACGCCGGGCGCATCACGGACCTGGTGCGGTCGCTGGACAGCACCAGGTTGATCAACCACAACTCCGGGTCCAACTGCTGCGTCTCCGACCCCGACCCCGGCAACGGGGACGTGATCGACGACCACGCCTACCAGATGTCGTCCGGCACCAGGCAGCCCGACGGGCGGATCGCGGTGCTCGGCGAGTACGGCGGGCTCGGGCGGCGGATCAGCGGGCACGAGTACCAGCCGGGCCAGGGCTTCGCCTACGGCGACCTGTTCCCCGACGAGAACTCGTTGACCAGCCGGTACGTCACGATCACCGAGGAGGTCGGGCGGTTCGTGCAGACGCGCGGGCTGTCGGCGTCGGTGTACACCGAGCCGTACGACGTGGAGAACGAGGTCAACGGCTTCCACACCTACGACCGCCAGGTGCTGAAGATGAACGCGGCGCAGGTGCGGGCGGTCAACCAGCGGGTCCTGGCGCGCGCCAGGGGGACCGAGGTCGGGCGGGACGAGCTGGTCTCGCTCAAGGTCGCCACCCCCGGCTTCACCACCCGCTTCCTGCGGCACCAGAACTCCCTCGCCCGCACCGACGTGCTCACCCCCGGCAGCGGCGAGGGCGCGACCAAGGACGCCACCTACCGGTTGCGCCCAGGGCTGGCCGACCCGGCCTGCTACTCCCTGGAGTCGCGGAACTTCCCCGGCAGCTACCTGCGGCACGCCTCGTCGCGGGTCCGGCTGGACGCCAACGACGGCAGCGCGCTGTTCGCCGGGGACGCGACGTTCTGCGCCCGCGACGGCTGGGGCGCGACGGCGTTCGAGTCCAAGAACCTGCCCGGCCACTTCCTGCGGCACTACAACGAGGGCGTGTACGTCGCCCGCAGCGGCGGCCCGAACCCGTGGGACGGCGCGGCGAGCTTCACCCAGGACACCACCTGGAACGTCACGATCCCGCTGTGGCGCAGCGGGGTCGACCTGCCCGTCGACCAGGCGCGCTCGCTCCGGGTGACCACCCCCGGCTTCACCGACCGGTTCCTGCGGCACCGGGACGGCCTGGCCCGCACGGACGTCGTCGGCTCCGCGAGCGACGCGACCACCAAGGCCGACGCGACGTTCGTGGTGCGGCGCGGGCTGGCCGACCCGTCCTGCTACTCGTTCGAGTCGCGGAACCTGCCCGGCCGGTTCCTGCGGCACGCCTCGTACCGGCTGCGCCTGGACACCAACCCGAACACCGACCTCTTCCGCCGGGACGCCACGTTCTGCGCCCAGCCGGGCGCCGGCGGCACGCGGCTGGCCTCGGTGAACGAGCTGGGGGCGAACGTCCGGCACTACAACGCGGAGGTGTGGGCGGCCAGCGACGGCGGGGCCCACGCGTACGACAACCCGGTCTCGTACGCCCAGGACGTGAGCTGGAGCTTCGACCAGCCCTGGACGCCCTGA
- the mmsB gene encoding multiple monosaccharide ABC transporter permease, with the protein MSTAKLDPPVAPAAPGARNKFSINIRQSGIYVAFAFIVVLFSVLTDGALLTPQNISNIIVQNSYVLILAIGMILVIIGGHIDLSVGSVVAVTGAVCAVLTVKMGLAWPLAVLITLLVGAMIGAAQGYWIAYFGIPAFIVTLAGMLVFRALSMTVLGNQGIGPFPDQIRTLANGFTEGYLGNVALGPLGGADLVSLLVGLACVAAYAFSQLRKRQARLGYKQTVEPMGVFVAKIVGMAVIVLAVVVQLARFRNLPWVLVLLAALALGYSLLANRSVFGRHIYAIGGNLQAAQLSGVKTKQVTFWLFVNMGVLAALAGVIFAGRLNQAGPTAGNSFELDAIAAAFIGGAAVQGGVGKVVGAITGGMIMGVINNGMSLIGSPSEQVMLVKGLVLLAAVAYDVWTKRRS; encoded by the coding sequence ATGAGCACCGCCAAACTCGACCCGCCGGTCGCGCCCGCGGCTCCCGGCGCCCGGAACAAGTTCTCGATCAACATCCGCCAGTCCGGCATCTACGTGGCGTTCGCGTTCATCGTGGTGCTGTTCTCGGTGCTGACCGACGGTGCGCTGCTCACGCCCCAGAACATCTCCAACATCATCGTCCAGAACTCCTACGTGCTGATCCTCGCGATCGGCATGATCCTGGTGATCATCGGCGGGCACATCGACCTGTCGGTGGGCTCGGTGGTGGCGGTGACCGGCGCGGTCTGCGCGGTGCTCACCGTGAAGATGGGGCTGGCCTGGCCGCTGGCGGTGCTCATCACGCTCCTGGTGGGCGCGATGATCGGCGCGGCGCAGGGGTACTGGATCGCGTACTTCGGCATCCCCGCGTTCATCGTGACGCTCGCGGGTATGCTGGTCTTCCGCGCGCTCAGCATGACCGTCCTGGGCAACCAGGGCATCGGCCCCTTCCCGGACCAGATCCGCACGCTGGCCAACGGCTTCACCGAGGGCTACCTCGGCAACGTCGCCCTCGGCCCGCTGGGCGGCGCGGACCTGGTGTCCCTGCTGGTCGGCCTCGCCTGCGTCGCGGCCTACGCGTTCTCGCAGCTGCGCAAGCGCCAGGCGCGCCTGGGCTACAAGCAGACCGTCGAGCCGATGGGCGTGTTCGTCGCCAAGATCGTCGGCATGGCGGTCATCGTGCTCGCGGTCGTGGTGCAGCTCGCCCGCTTCCGCAACCTGCCGTGGGTGCTCGTGCTGCTCGCGGCGCTGGCGCTGGGCTACTCGCTGCTCGCCAACCGCTCGGTGTTCGGCCGCCACATCTACGCGATCGGCGGCAACCTCCAGGCGGCGCAGCTGTCCGGCGTGAAGACCAAGCAGGTCACGTTCTGGCTGTTCGTCAACATGGGCGTCCTGGCCGCGCTCGCCGGCGTCATCTTCGCCGGTCGGCTCAACCAGGCCGGTCCGACGGCGGGCAACTCGTTCGAGCTCGACGCGATCGCGGCGGCCTTCATCGGCGGCGCGGCCGTGCAGGGCGGTGTCGGTAAGGTGGTCGGCGCGATCACCGGCGGCATGATCATGGGCGTCATCAACAACGGCATGTCCCTGATCGGTTCGCCCAGCGAGCAGGTGATGCTGGTCAAGGGCCTCGTCCTGCTGGCCGCGGTCGCCTACGACGTGTGGACCAAGCGCCGCTCGTGA
- a CDS encoding cellulose binding domain-containing protein: MLTNSFRARLGAAVAAATALSGGLVVVGTASAAPACKVDYTVQNQWQGGFSANVTVTNLGDPVDGWSLAWTAASGEKVDQGWNAAFSSSGTSITASNVDWNRAIPTGGSVSFGFNGSRTGEPVVPSSFALNGTTCTGGVAPTTTTTPGGPTTTTGPTTTTTGGGTAPLPDPTGRKQVERLDRGLISVRSGSGNLVSWRLLGGDPQNVAFTVYRGGAKLTASPITGSTNYLDSGAPADASYTVRAVVNGVEQPASPASLAFGNGYRDVPIQPPSGSYAANDASVGDLDGDGVYEFVLKWEPNNAKDNSQSGVTDVVYVDAYKLNGARLWRVNLGRNIRAGAHYTQFQVYDYDGDGKAEVAMKTADATVDGRGTVIGNASADHRNSSGYVLAGPEYLTMFNGQTGAAMSTVDYDPPRGTVADWGDNYGNRVDRFLAGTAYLDGARPSLIMARGYYTRAVIAAWDFRNGALTKRWVFDSKASGNSGYAGQGNHSLTIGDVDADGRDEIVYGAAAVDDSGKGLWNTGLGHGDAAHLGDLDPSRAGLEYFKVDEDTSKPGSFFADARTGSRVWTTASGGDNGRGVAGDIWAGSPGAEAWSARDANLRSAKGAEIGRKPGSINFLAWWDGDPVRELVDQTRIDKYGTGGDTRLLTASDVHSNNGTKATPSLSGDLFGDWREEVVWPTTNNTALRIHSTPHQTDRRIPTLMHDTMYRVAIAWQNTAYNQPPHPSFFIGDGMATPPWPDVHY; this comes from the coding sequence GTGCTCACCAACTCGTTCCGCGCGCGGTTGGGCGCGGCCGTCGCCGCCGCCACCGCGCTGAGCGGCGGACTGGTCGTCGTGGGCACGGCTTCGGCCGCCCCAGCCTGCAAGGTCGACTACACCGTGCAGAACCAGTGGCAGGGCGGCTTCTCCGCCAACGTCACCGTCACCAACCTCGGCGACCCCGTCGACGGGTGGTCCCTCGCCTGGACCGCCGCCTCCGGCGAGAAGGTCGACCAGGGGTGGAACGCGGCGTTCTCCTCCTCGGGCACGTCGATCACCGCGTCCAACGTGGACTGGAACAGGGCCATCCCCACCGGTGGCTCGGTCTCGTTCGGGTTCAACGGTTCCCGGACCGGCGAGCCGGTCGTCCCGTCGAGCTTCGCGCTCAACGGCACCACGTGCACCGGCGGCGTCGCGCCCACCACGACCACCACCCCCGGCGGCCCCACCACCACGACCGGGCCGACCACCACGACCACCGGCGGCGGCACCGCGCCGCTGCCCGACCCGACCGGGCGCAAGCAGGTCGAGCGGCTCGACCGCGGCCTGATCAGCGTCCGCTCCGGCAGCGGCAACCTGGTCAGCTGGCGGCTCCTGGGCGGCGACCCGCAGAACGTGGCGTTCACCGTCTACCGGGGCGGCGCCAAGCTCACCGCCTCGCCGATCACCGGGTCCACGAACTACCTGGACAGCGGCGCGCCGGCCGACGCCTCCTACACGGTCCGCGCGGTGGTCAACGGCGTCGAGCAGCCCGCGTCCCCGGCCTCGCTGGCCTTCGGCAACGGCTACCGGGACGTGCCGATCCAGCCCCCGTCCGGCTCCTACGCCGCGAACGACGCGAGCGTCGGCGACCTGGACGGCGACGGGGTCTACGAGTTCGTCCTCAAGTGGGAGCCCAACAACGCCAAGGACAACTCCCAGTCCGGCGTCACCGACGTGGTCTACGTCGACGCCTACAAGCTCAACGGCGCCAGGCTGTGGCGCGTCAACCTGGGCCGCAACATCCGGGCGGGCGCGCACTACACCCAGTTCCAGGTCTACGACTACGACGGCGACGGCAAGGCCGAGGTGGCCATGAAGACCGCCGACGCCACCGTGGACGGGCGCGGCACGGTGATCGGCAACGCCTCCGCCGACCACCGCAACTCCTCCGGCTACGTGCTGGCGGGCCCCGAGTACCTGACCATGTTCAACGGCCAGACCGGCGCCGCGATGTCCACGGTCGACTACGACCCGCCGCGCGGCACCGTCGCCGACTGGGGCGATAACTACGGCAACCGGGTCGACCGGTTCCTCGCCGGGACCGCCTACCTGGACGGCGCACGCCCCTCGCTGATCATGGCTCGTGGGTACTACACCCGCGCGGTGATCGCGGCCTGGGACTTCCGCAACGGGGCGCTCACCAAGCGCTGGGTCTTCGACTCCAAGGCCTCCGGCAACAGCGGCTACGCGGGGCAGGGCAACCACTCGCTCACCATCGGCGACGTCGACGCGGACGGCCGGGACGAGATCGTCTACGGCGCGGCGGCCGTCGACGACAGCGGCAAGGGCCTGTGGAACACCGGGCTCGGGCACGGGGACGCCGCGCACCTGGGCGACCTCGACCCGTCGCGGGCGGGCCTGGAGTACTTCAAGGTCGACGAGGACACCTCCAAGCCCGGCTCGTTCTTCGCCGACGCCCGCACCGGTTCCCGCGTGTGGACCACGGCGTCCGGCGGCGACAACGGGCGCGGCGTCGCGGGCGACATCTGGGCGGGCAGCCCCGGAGCCGAGGCGTGGTCGGCGCGGGACGCGAACCTGCGCAGCGCCAAGGGCGCGGAGATCGGGCGCAAGCCCGGCTCCATCAACTTCCTGGCCTGGTGGGACGGCGACCCGGTGCGGGAGCTGGTGGACCAGACCCGGATCGACAAGTACGGCACCGGCGGCGACACCCGCCTGCTGACCGCCTCCGACGTGCACAGCAACAACGGCACCAAGGCCACCCCGTCGCTGTCCGGCGACCTGTTCGGCGACTGGCGCGAGGAGGTGGTGTGGCCCACCACGAACAACACCGCGCTGCGGATCCACTCCACCCCGCACCAGACCGACCGGCGCATCCCGACCCTGATGCACGACACCATGTACCGGGTCGCGATCGCCTGGCAGAACACGGCCTACAACCAGCCGCCGCACCCGAGCTTCTTCATCGGCGACGGCATGGCCACCCCGCCCTGGCCGGACGTCCACTACTGA
- a CDS encoding LacI family DNA-binding transcriptional regulator: protein MATTLKDVATLAGVSVKTVSNVVNGHSFVKPENRRRVEQALAATGYRPNLGARNLRRGRTGFVALVVPELGIPYFGELAGQVLTAAREHDWNVLIEQTQGTREGERATLAALGPHLVDGALVSPEALTAADFGDPAVPVVLLGEHSVDARLDRVGINNVLAAREAVAHLVSLGRTRIAAIGAHPARGTAAQRLAGYREALARAGLPVREELVARVANYHRRDGAEAMAALLALPQPPDAVFCFNDLLATGALRAAAERGARVPEDVAVVGFDNTEEGAFSLPSLTTVAPDKAAIAREAVELLRRRVAGEADEPREVRAPFALRVRESTGGSAR from the coding sequence GTGGCCACAACCCTCAAGGACGTCGCCACCTTGGCGGGCGTCTCGGTCAAGACGGTGTCGAACGTGGTGAACGGCCACAGCTTCGTGAAGCCGGAGAACCGCCGCCGCGTCGAGCAGGCGCTGGCCGCGACCGGGTACCGGCCGAACCTGGGCGCGCGGAACCTGCGCAGGGGCCGCACCGGGTTCGTCGCGCTGGTGGTGCCGGAGCTGGGCATCCCGTACTTCGGCGAGCTGGCGGGCCAGGTGCTCACGGCCGCGCGCGAGCACGACTGGAACGTGCTGATCGAGCAGACCCAGGGCACGCGGGAGGGCGAGCGCGCCACCCTGGCCGCACTCGGCCCGCACCTGGTGGACGGGGCGCTGGTGAGCCCGGAAGCGCTGACGGCGGCGGACTTCGGCGACCCGGCGGTGCCGGTGGTGCTGCTGGGCGAGCACTCGGTGGACGCGCGCCTGGACCGGGTGGGCATCAACAACGTCCTGGCGGCGCGCGAGGCGGTGGCGCACCTGGTGTCGTTGGGGCGCACCAGGATCGCCGCGATCGGCGCGCACCCGGCGCGCGGCACGGCGGCGCAGCGGCTGGCCGGGTACCGGGAGGCGCTGGCGCGGGCCGGGTTGCCGGTGCGCGAGGAGCTGGTGGCGCGGGTGGCGAACTACCACCGCCGCGACGGCGCCGAGGCGATGGCGGCCCTGCTGGCGCTGCCGCAACCGCCGGACGCGGTGTTCTGCTTCAACGACCTGCTGGCGACCGGCGCGCTGCGGGCGGCGGCCGAGCGCGGCGCGCGGGTGCCCGAGGACGTGGCGGTGGTCGGGTTCGACAACACCGAGGAGGGCGCGTTCAGCCTGCCGTCGCTGACCACGGTCGCCCCGGACAAGGCGGCGATCGCGCGCGAGGCGGTGGAGCTGCTGCGCAGGCGGGTGGCGGGCGAGGCGGACGAGCCGCGCGAGGTGCGGGCGCCGTTCGCGCTGCGGGTGCGGGAGAGCACCGGCGGCAGCGCGCGGTAA
- a CDS encoding putative quinol monooxygenase yields MIFITAKFLVKPEHADNWPEISRAFTEATRAEAGCLWYDWSRSLDVANEYVLVEAFRDDDAAVEHVNSAHFRNAQEELPPYLVETPRIINAKVPQDTWSELGELAVKNG; encoded by the coding sequence ATGATCTTCATCACCGCCAAGTTCCTGGTCAAGCCCGAGCACGCCGACAACTGGCCGGAGATCAGCCGGGCGTTCACCGAGGCGACCCGCGCCGAGGCCGGGTGCCTGTGGTACGACTGGTCCCGCAGCCTGGACGTGGCGAACGAGTACGTGCTGGTCGAGGCGTTCAGGGACGACGACGCGGCCGTGGAGCACGTGAACTCGGCGCACTTCAGGAACGCCCAGGAGGAGCTGCCGCCCTACCTGGTGGAGACCCCGAGGATCATCAACGCCAAGGTCCCCCAGGACACCTGGTCCGAGCTGGGCGAGCTGGCCGTCAAGAACGGCTGA
- a CDS encoding C39 family peptidase, with protein MRLLAAGAVLCVAVVSATAIPAVAARSGGAVDYHEWSAGSLGQGTSEGVLAGRDGLELVRPVGRVEREGRAYEYARWTSPVRRLGFPATQAVASWNARTPAGTWIQVEFRSVGEGWTSGWYVLGRWAYGDADIKRATVSGQSDEHGSVDVDTFVAGEPLVAHQVRVTLHRAVGQVAAPSVSLVGVMASAVPDRFTVPASKPGSARGIELAVPRYSQNVHLGEYPEYDGGGEAWCSPSSTEMVVEYWGRGPTPEETSWVDPSYADPTVDHAARHTYDYDYRGAGNWPFNTAYAAHFGLRAHITRLTSLLELERHIARGVPVITSQAFQADELPGAGYSTAGHIMVVVGFTERGDVIANDPASPDNPSVRRVYPRRAFENVWLRTKRPLPGGGVGGGSGGIAYIIQP; from the coding sequence ATGAGGTTGCTCGCGGCGGGCGCGGTGCTGTGCGTGGCGGTGGTGTCGGCGACGGCGATCCCCGCGGTCGCCGCGCGGTCGGGGGGAGCCGTGGACTACCACGAGTGGAGCGCGGGCTCCCTGGGCCAGGGGACGTCCGAGGGCGTCCTGGCCGGGCGGGACGGGCTGGAGCTGGTCCGGCCGGTCGGCCGCGTCGAGCGGGAGGGGCGGGCGTACGAGTACGCGCGCTGGACCTCGCCGGTGCGGCGGCTCGGCTTCCCGGCGACCCAGGCGGTGGCCTCGTGGAACGCCCGCACACCCGCCGGGACCTGGATCCAGGTGGAGTTCCGGTCGGTCGGCGAGGGCTGGACCAGCGGCTGGTACGTGCTGGGGCGCTGGGCGTACGGGGACGCGGACATCAAGCGCGCCACGGTGTCCGGGCAGTCGGACGAGCACGGCTCGGTGGACGTGGACACGTTCGTCGCCGGGGAACCGCTGGTGGCGCACCAGGTCCGGGTGACCCTGCACCGCGCGGTCGGGCAGGTCGCGGCGCCCTCGGTGTCGCTGGTCGGGGTGATGGCGTCGGCGGTGCCGGACCGGTTCACCGTGCCCGCCAGCAAGCCGGGTTCCGCGCGCGGGATCGAGCTGGCCGTGCCCCGGTACTCGCAGAACGTGCACCTGGGGGAGTACCCGGAGTACGACGGCGGCGGCGAGGCGTGGTGCAGCCCGTCGTCCACCGAGATGGTCGTGGAGTACTGGGGGCGCGGGCCCACGCCCGAGGAGACCTCGTGGGTCGACCCGTCGTACGCGGACCCGACCGTGGACCACGCGGCAAGGCACACCTACGACTACGACTACCGGGGCGCCGGGAACTGGCCGTTCAACACGGCGTACGCGGCGCACTTCGGGCTCAGGGCGCACATCACCCGGCTGACCTCGCTGCTGGAGCTGGAGCGGCACATCGCGCGCGGCGTCCCGGTGATCACCTCGCAGGCGTTCCAGGCCGACGAGCTGCCGGGGGCGGGGTACTCGACGGCCGGGCACATCATGGTCGTGGTCGGGTTCACCGAGCGGGGCGACGTGATCGCCAACGACCCGGCCTCGCCGGACAACCCGTCGGTGCGGCGGGTGTACCCCCGGCGGGCGTTCGAGAACGTGTGGCTGCGGACCAAGCGGCCCCTGCCCGGCGGCGGCGTCGGCGGCGGGTCCGGGGGGATCGCGTACATCATCCAGCCCTGA